In Cyclopterus lumpus isolate fCycLum1 chromosome 9, fCycLum1.pri, whole genome shotgun sequence, a single genomic region encodes these proteins:
- the LOC117736772 gene encoding kinesin-like protein KIF20B isoform X3 yields MMESCFVGNPVRVGQILVDDIKRDLLGEFTASPAQDVVQSENLQVYLRIRPYTAAENFNLTRESQDCVTIEGPNTVVLTAPRSCQSNRQSDKSLPQTAQRFTFTQVFDPEASQKKVFEGSVRGLVRDVLTGGNCLVFTYGVTNAGKTFTFLGPEHDSGLLPRSLSVIFNSIDGRLYGRSDLKPHRCRDFSRLTPDQQAAESSSKRSLLRLFKESDRSQTSGRSTFLDGSSDSSMSSVSELDSFCLDVQSSVRFSVWVSFCEIYNDNIHDLLEQVPSGHHKRTVLRLSQDVKGNSFIKDLRWLQVSSSDEAYRVMKIGRKNQSFSSTRLNHQSSRSHSIFSIRVLRVEDVGVPRVLGISELSLCDLAGSERCSRTLNTGDRLKEAGNINSSLLTLGKCINAMRLNQHAKIQHHVPFRESKLTHFLQFFFCGGGRVSMVVNINRNPSSFDETLNVLKFSALAQKVVVVSSRPVDDALLSSAMELSLIIEDAGRRRNVSGRRRKSSLVAWETTLEDVLEDGVEADEDEEEEEEESVMEGTVLEAGCEEEEEEEEEEEEETQSDRQAELRLLLEAQIREEVSSEFMELFNKMEKDYSERLEKEREILEERAEKRVEILKNLVSRTVDHKVEEQEDLMEVFSSVTEDLEKIREDAQSVHRCLTEHTQTAELEALRLEQQRSHVQLQEAKESLNQQQLKLSELMEINRQKDDVIDRLQNTALVEVKEENRKRQHGAQEEEEERRPAKKRVLEEEIWRLQEENDQKEETILELREREERKRGQEEELREREERKRGQEEELREREEEVEALKKEQVVLEQKLQELTDLECPNCASVFSSLESEQRETSRLMKENKALVNGIFQLQTEVTGLQTKVEEQTDLLQQLNVAKTRLQDLESQSEEKADSINSLTQEVERLKQEVKEEEGRSSSSSSGVFHAAMEELMKESQAALERSSQKSQQIQDLQSGKSELEESVKHSENRCVELREELANQKAAFTSQLQSLKEELESEGGALRGRLEEMERSEEERRRNQEEKEELHRVVSEKEKLVEECRRQTDTLRKELECLREDLQRREEEEEEKKEEEEEEKEEENTEVEVPVVEELKEVIQRLQERRGRQQQQQQQEEEEGRSREFEAVRKEMERLKEGKTLRCGVRVHLPEQDVDVSPLRSDRKKTPKTTGRKRKSCEVQDLVFSENKRNKLRGNKQSSVVKEKRDGTLLKIGELIHSSPSILGSKAKTIIGLISGQSVDKKTVTVTTKPKRGRRKLYKTNALSPLRDSPTTMAGGAKEEKESDHLIIKRQLRSKTCRK; encoded by the exons ATGATGGAGTCGTGTTTTGTTGGGAATCCGGTGAGAGTCGGACAGATTCTGGTGGACGACATCAAGAGAGATCTGCTGGGGGAGTTCACTGCTTCACCTGCACag GACGTCGTTCAGTCTGAGAACCTTCAGGTTTATCTGAGGATTCGACCGTACACTGCAGCGGAGAACTTCAACCTCACCAGGGAGTCACAG GACTGTGTGACCATCGAGGGACCCAACACTGTGGTCCTGACGGCTCCCaggagctgtcaatcaaaccggCAGAGCGACAAGTCCCTCCCACAAACTGCACAGAGGTTCACCTTCACACAG GTGTTTGATCCGGAGGCCAGCCAGAAGAAGGTTTTTGAGGGTTCAGTTCGTGGTTTGGTCCGTGATGTTCTAACTGGAGGAAACTGTCTGGTGTTCACGTACGGAGTCACCAATGCTGGAAAAACCTTCACATTCCTGG GTCCGGAACATGACTCTGGTCTGTTGCCCAGGTCTCTGTCAGTGATCTTTAACAGTATTGACGGCCGTCTGTACGGTCGGTCTGATCTGAAGCCGCATCGCTGCAGAGACTTCAGCAgactgactccagaccagcagGCAGCCGAGTCCAGCAGCAAGAGGAGCCTGCTGAGGCTGTTTAAGGAG AGCGACAGAAGTCAGACGAGTGGCAGATCAACTTTTCTTGACG gctCCTCTGACAGCAGCATGAGCAGCGTCTCTGAGCTCGACAGCTTTTGTCTGGACGTCCAATCAAGCGTCCGCTTCTCCGTCTGGGTTTCATTCTGTGAGATTTATAACGACAACATCCACGACCTGCTGGAGCAG GTTCCCAGTGGACACCACAAGAGGACGGTGCTGCGCCTGTCTCAGGACGTTAAAGGAAACTCCTTCATCAAAG ACCTACGCTGGCTCCAGGTCAGCAGCTCTGACGAGGCCTACAGAGTGATGAAGATTGGGAGGAAGAACCAGAGCTTCTCTTCCACCAGACTGAACCACCAGTCCAGCAGGAG CCacagcatcttctccatcagGGTCCTCCGAGTGGAGGACGTTGGTGTTCCCAGAGTCCTCGGCATCAGCGA GTTGTCCCTGTGCGACCTGGCCGGGTCGGAGCGCTGCTCCCGGACCCTCAACACCGGGGACCGGCTGAAGGAGGCCGGGAACATCAACAGCTCGCTGCTGACGCTCGGGAAGTGCATCAACGCCATGAGACTGAACCAGCACGCCAA gatCCAGCATCATGTGCCCTTCAGGGAGTCCAAGCTCACCCACTTCCTGcagttcttcttctgtggtggcGGCCGCGTCTCCATGGTGGTCAACATCAACAGGAACCCGTCGAGCTTCGACGAGACGCTCAACGTGCTCAAGTTCTCCGCCCTCGCCCAAaag gtggtggtggtgagctCCAGGCCCGTGGACGACGCCCTCTTATCTTCGGCCATGGAGCTGTCGCTGATCATTGAGGACGCCGGCCGACGAAGAAATGTGTCGGGGCGCCGCAGGAAGAGCTCGCTGGTCGCCTGGGAGACCACCCTGGAGGACGTGCTGGAGGACGGGGTGGAGgcggatgaggatgaggaggaggaggaggaggagagtgtgatGGAAGGGACGGTGCTGGAGGCCGgatgtgaagaggaggaggaggaggaggaggaggaggaagaagagacg cagtcagacagacaggcggagcTGCGTTTGCTCCTGGAGGCTCAGATCAGAGAGGAAGTCAGCTCTGAGTTCATGGAGCTCTTTAACAAGATGGAGAAAGACTACAG cgagcgtctggagaaggagagggagatcCTGGAGGAACGAGCGGAGAAGAGAGTAGAGATCCTGAAGAACTTGGTCAGCAGGACGGTGGACCAcaaggtggaggagcaggaggacctGATGGAGGTCTTCAGCTCAGTGACCGAAGACCTGGAGAAGATCAGAGAGGACGCGCAGAGTGTTCACCgctgtctgactgaacacacacaaactgcgg AGCTGGAGGCGCTGCGATTGGAGCAGCAGAGGTCACATGTCCAACTGCAGGAGGCCAAAGAG AGTCTAAATCAGCAGCAACTCAAGTTATCAGAGCTGATGGAGATCAATCGGCAGAAAGACGACGTCATCGACCGGCTGCAGAAC ACGGCTctggtggaggtgaaggaggagaacaGAAAGCGCCAGCATGGagctcaggaggaggaagaggagagaagaccgGCAAAGAAGAGAG tgctggaggaggagatctGGAGGTTGCAGGAGGAAAATGATCAGAAGGAGGAAACCATTCTAgagctgagagagagggaggagaggaagaggggccaggaggaggagctgagagagagggaggagaggaagaggggccaggaagaggagctgagagagagggaggaggaggtggaggctcTGAAAAAGGAGCAGGTTGTTCTGGAGCAGAAGTTGCAGGAGTTGACAG ATCTCGAGTGTCCAAactgtgcgtctgtgttttcGTCTCTGGAGTCGGAGCAGAGAGAAACTTCCagactgatgaaggagaacaaagCTCTGGTTAACGGCATCTTCCAGCTCCAGACGGAG GTGACCGGTCTCCAGACGAAGGTCGAGGAGCAGACTGACCTATTGCAGCAGCTGAACGTTGCAAAGACTCGCCTCCAGGACCTGGAGAGCCAATCGGAGGAGAAGGCCGACAGCATCAACAGTCTGACTCAAGAAGTGGAGCGTCTGAAGCAGGAAGTCAAG gaggaggaggggcggagcagcagcagcagcagcggtgtCTTCCATGCCGCTATGGAGGAGCTGATGAAGGAGAGCCAGGCAGCGCTGGAGAGATCCTCTCAGAAATCCCAACAGATCCAAGATCTGCAGAGCGGCAAAAGCGAGCTGGAGGAATCTGTGAAGCACAG CGAAAACCGGTGTGTTGAACTCAGGGAGGAGTTAGCCAATCAGAAAGCAGCATTCACCAGTCAGCTTCAGAGCCTGAAGGAGGAGCTTGAGTCTGAGGGCGGAGCTCTGCGAGGGAGActggaagagatggagagatcagaggaggaaaggaggaggaatcaggaggagaaggaag AGCTTCATCGAGTCGTGTCAGAAAAGGAGAAGCTTGTAGAAGAATGTCGCCGTCAGACGGACACGCTGAGGAAAG AGCTGGAGTGTCTGAGGGAAGAcctgcagaggagggaggaggaggaggaggagaagaaggaggaggaggaggaggagaaggaggaggagaacacagaGGTGGAGGTGCcggtggtggaggagctgaaggaggtgaTCCAGAGACtccaggagagaagagggaggcagcagcagcagcagcagcaggaggaggaggagggaaggagcaGGGAGTTTGAGGCTGTgaggaaagagatggagagactgaAGGAGGGGAAAACTCTG aggtgtgGTGTTCGTGTCCATCTCCCAGAGCAGGACGTTGATGTGTCTCCTCTGAGGTCCGACAGgaagaaaacccccaaaactacagggaggaagaggaagagttgcgaggtgcag gaccTGGTGTTCAGTGAGAACAAGAGAAACAAACTGAGAGGAAACAAACAG tcTTCTGTggtgaaggagaagagagacggCACTCTCCTGAAGATCGGAGAGTTGATCCAcagctctccctccatcctggGCAGCAAAG CTAAAACCATCATCGGCCTCATCAGTGGCCAATCAGTGGACAAGAAGACGGTTACCGTGACAACCAAACCAAAACGAGGACGACGAAAGCTTTATAAGACGAACGCCTTGTCTCCGCTGCGCGACTCCCCcaccacg ATGGCGGGAGGagcaaaggaggagaaggagagcgaTCACCTGATCATTAAGAGACAGCTGCGCTCCAAGACATGCAGGAAATGA